One genomic window of Vibrio mangrovi includes the following:
- a CDS encoding glycosyl hydrolase 2 galactose-binding domain-containing protein: MKYSLAGYWQLSPLTDLSVPQDDICFPAPLSQILPTTLSEEDIAAQEWHLMHDIEVDNDLLSYAGVDLVLEGIDHYAEVRLNGAAIFDCDGQSSVYKKDIRPLLQPGRNRFEILFLEPDDDLLVETSQHPLCFLGKEPVRHYDPRMGIWREPYLQCIRHVRLTHLTTEQVWHYGGGCELLVHIYFEMLKPGLVSAAIKFDGMTYQVPIYMRSHQASALFQVEAPRYFDPEHPDNKDLYGLTVQLDGQEESCQIGLSEGICVTHFPL; this comes from the coding sequence ATGAAATATTCACTGGCAGGGTATTGGCAGCTTTCTCCGCTGACTGATCTCTCTGTTCCTCAGGATGATATCTGTTTCCCGGCTCCCTTAAGTCAAATTCTCCCGACTACACTTTCTGAAGAAGATATTGCCGCTCAGGAATGGCATCTGATGCATGACATCGAAGTTGATAATGACTTGCTGAGCTATGCCGGCGTTGATCTGGTTCTGGAAGGTATCGATCATTACGCTGAAGTGCGTTTGAATGGTGCCGCAATTTTTGACTGTGATGGTCAGTCATCCGTGTATAAGAAAGATATCAGACCATTACTTCAGCCGGGAAGAAACCGGTTCGAGATTCTTTTTCTGGAGCCGGATGATGATCTGCTGGTAGAAACATCTCAGCATCCTCTTTGTTTTCTGGGGAAAGAACCGGTACGCCACTATGACCCACGTATGGGCATATGGCGAGAGCCTTACCTACAGTGTATTCGTCATGTCCGGCTGACCCACTTAACCACTGAACAGGTATGGCATTATGGTGGCGGTTGTGAACTGTTGGTGCATATTTATTTTGAAATGCTGAAACCGGGACTGGTTTCCGCTGCAATTAAATTTGATGGAATGACCTATCAGGTGCCGATTTATATGAGAAGTCATCAGGCGAGTGCGCTTTTTCAGGTTGAGGCGCCTCGTTATTTCGATCCGGAACATCCTGACAATAAGGATCTGTATGGTTTAACAGTTCAGTTGGATGGGCAGGAAGAAAGCTGTCAGATTGGTTTGAGTGAAGGTATATGCGTGACGCACTTTCCTCTCTGA
- the rraB gene encoding ribonuclease E inhibitor RraB, with protein MSHEDDYVSVESLIELQKEDTREIIQALLEDGSDPEALYEIEHHLFAEDFAQLEKAVVEAFKMGFEVLEAEEAEDEDGQPLFCCDATMQSALNADTIDAQAEKLIHLAEKYDIIYDGWGTYYEGEDALYPDDDEDDDEE; from the coding sequence ATGTCCCATGAAGACGATTATGTTTCTGTAGAATCGCTGATCGAACTACAGAAAGAAGACACCCGGGAAATCATCCAGGCGTTACTGGAAGACGGCAGTGATCCTGAAGCATTATATGAGATTGAACATCATCTGTTTGCAGAGGATTTTGCTCAGCTTGAAAAAGCCGTTGTAGAGGCTTTTAAGATGGGTTTTGAAGTGCTTGAAGCAGAAGAAGCGGAAGATGAAGATGGTCAGCCTTTATTCTGCTGTGATGCAACAATGCAGTCTGCTCTAAACGCGGATACAATCGATGCTCAGGCTGAGAAATTAATTCATCTGGCAGAGAAATATGACATCATTTATGACGGTTGGGGAACCTATTACGAAGGTGAAGATGCGCTTTATCCGGATGATGACGAAGACGACGACGAAGAGTAA
- the tldD gene encoding metalloprotease TldD has product MTIERIEEALLHPTGLSEQFIERTLSNMMTRQIDYADLYFQSSWHESLVLEDGLIKDGSFNIDRGVGVRAVSGEKTGFAYSDQLTEEALQQSATAARGITRQGQTGQHQVRSFSRSNIQDYYGMCNPLDSWQKQQKTTLLKELDAYIRTREPLIQEVSISLSGVYDQVLIAATDGTYAGDIRPLVRLSISVLAQKGDRRERGSAGGGGRVGYDYFLADSNGVSVAYEFADEAIRQAMVNLEAVAAPAGTMPVVLGAGWPGVLLHEAVGHGLEGDFNRKGSSVFSGKVGQKVTSDLCTIVDDGTLKDRRGSLNIDDEGVRGQYNVLIENGVLKGYMQDKLNARLMGTSPTGNGRRESYAHLPMPRMTNTYMLPGQHTPEEIIATVEKGVYAPNFGGGQVDITSGKFVFSASEAYLIEKGKITRPIKGATLIGSGIEAMQQVSMVGNDLQIDKGVGVCGKSGQSLPVGVGQPTLKLDAITVGGTD; this is encoded by the coding sequence ATGACAATTGAGCGTATAGAAGAAGCACTGCTTCATCCGACCGGGCTTTCTGAGCAATTCATCGAGCGAACATTGTCGAATATGATGACCCGGCAGATCGATTATGCGGATCTTTATTTTCAGTCCAGTTGGCATGAATCGCTGGTTCTGGAAGACGGGTTGATTAAAGATGGATCTTTTAACATCGACCGGGGTGTCGGTGTTCGGGCTGTTAGTGGCGAAAAAACCGGATTTGCTTATTCGGATCAGCTCACTGAAGAAGCATTACAACAAAGTGCAACGGCTGCAAGGGGAATTACCCGTCAGGGCCAGACCGGCCAGCATCAGGTTCGGTCATTTTCGCGGAGTAATATCCAGGATTATTACGGAATGTGTAATCCTCTGGATAGCTGGCAAAAGCAGCAAAAAACTACATTACTGAAGGAACTGGATGCGTATATCCGGACCAGAGAGCCGTTGATTCAGGAAGTTTCGATTAGCTTGAGTGGTGTGTATGATCAGGTCTTGATCGCAGCAACGGATGGGACTTATGCCGGTGATATTCGTCCGTTAGTAAGACTCTCGATCAGTGTGCTGGCGCAAAAAGGTGATCGGCGTGAACGAGGAAGTGCCGGTGGCGGTGGCCGGGTCGGCTACGACTATTTTCTTGCGGACAGCAACGGTGTATCCGTAGCGTATGAGTTTGCTGATGAAGCTATCCGGCAGGCGATGGTTAATCTGGAAGCAGTTGCGGCACCTGCGGGTACAATGCCTGTGGTTTTGGGAGCTGGCTGGCCGGGAGTTTTGCTTCATGAAGCGGTTGGTCATGGTCTCGAAGGTGATTTTAACCGTAAAGGATCTTCGGTGTTCTCCGGTAAAGTCGGACAGAAAGTGACTTCTGATCTTTGTACGATTGTTGATGATGGCACCCTGAAAGATCGGCGAGGCTCATTGAATATCGATGATGAAGGTGTTCGCGGGCAGTACAATGTATTGATCGAAAATGGTGTCCTGAAAGGGTATATGCAGGATAAACTCAATGCCCGCCTGATGGGAACATCTCCGACAGGAAATGGTCGCAGAGAGTCATATGCCCATTTGCCGATGCCGAGAATGACCAATACTTATATGCTTCCCGGACAACATACGCCGGAAGAAATTATTGCGACCGTTGAGAAGGGCGTTTATGCGCCAAACTTTGGTGGCGGTCAGGTTGATATTACCTCGGGAAAATTTGTTTTTTCTGCCTCTGAAGCCTATTTAATTGAGAAAGGAAAAATAACACGACCAATCAAAGGGGCAACATTGATCGGTTCAGGGATTGAAGCGATGCAGCAGGTTTCTATGGTTGGTAATGACTTACAGATTGACAAAGGTGTTGGGGTTTGTGGCAAATCCGGACAAAGTTTACCTGTCGGAGTTGGACAGCCGACCTTAAAACTGGATGCAATCACTGTTGGTGGGACGGATTGA
- a CDS encoding YhdP family protein, translating to MVSRVVRTLLWLLLSLLVLLAILISALRIALPHMNQYQVPMTEWMNRQAEIQFSVSDIQGFWRNRHPSLSLKGFQAHLPETSNIRFAADSVDIEFDLFKSLLQWQPVIANLVIHQSKLDVSSFDLFQQDIPSGTRNLDEEKKAQLETIRYLDNVFLRQLDDFSVLNSSIRYRSMSGDIRQLDISQLKWQNDGHRHRAQGMVSVANTGINSLSVRADFEDFDSFRDISGQFYVSSDNISLGPWLTRYLKKEIGIHSGQVSFNGWLTLKHNIPEDGYVQVRPSDLFWSDISAINSGAADKKDHHLHMQDGVFRLIPKDGSIVVQAQSVIFQTDETQWPELNFSMKWQPEHWLVNIGEINIASLVPLVKRMPLSEQLQGMLDQLKPGGTLHDIRLAGDMQGIQQYSAQLADGAISQWYLLPETHHLRASIRGNTEKAVIRASMDDDTLPYGDVFQAPLIIRKGNVNLVWQSTPDGWSLWSDKVAVSTPDLQTVGEFKLDFFRNESPLLSFYSEVDLFQAGETWRYLPVRALGDELTDYLSTAIQAGDVKTAKLLWYGRLEDFPYHKNNGIFQAWVGLKNARFSYNTAWPPLTDLQVNLLFQNDAMYLDSRQARLMDVNAQRITGRIPALMSSGHIEIEAKAEAQGNALRDFMTSTPLVDSVGAALTAVQVKENVQSEFQLNIPFDTSKDARAWGWADLKNNRVEIQSPSLDLRKVSGRIRFDNDVVTASALQGQMLGQPVSLDFQGESGNKGYNVHIDTIGDWEVTPLATYVGKKWIQPLSGHAPWEMGIDIQLNDVGFSYQANLNTDLKAIASRYPYPLNKKRKEKGKALLQVSGNQETISARLQVPHAKYQTEIDITGPEPVLTATNLILGNGSFKVSPMAGHSASVRLDHFNMDQWIELLGQDENVSGGPKTKLKASVSMPQIPIPDHVEAQVKDLTLATLEWHDVDFLARHKSFGWRMDVKSQEVQGKANYIEPYDLSVALEQLHLYIPALEQRKDNESLFIDESRQNSAIITEFDRQFHELMPNLTLVIQDFWFQGYKVGRLNMDFQRQGKALSWKSIDIVSGSNEIHANGQWTLDGEQSHTVLNMNLKGDNNSDLMERFGITSGIQNAPFSMNSQMEWDGAPWAARSDTLQGTVSSELGKGTISDVSGAARFLGLFSLDSIIRKMQLDFSDVFDQGMAFDSIEGTGEISHGIFVTNDIKMDALAGDMTIKGMVDLTAKTIDAEVNFVPDMTSGIPVLSAFAVNPVTALYVLAITTVISPVVEVITEVNYEVKGPIDHPVVKEISRSKGEFKPPEKLREEAQQQKQGAAQ from the coding sequence ATGGTTTCTCGTGTGGTACGAACGTTACTGTGGCTTTTGTTAAGCCTTTTAGTCCTGCTCGCTATCCTGATTTCAGCCTTGAGGATCGCATTGCCTCACATGAATCAATATCAGGTGCCGATGACGGAATGGATGAACCGGCAGGCTGAAATTCAGTTTTCTGTGAGTGATATTCAGGGCTTTTGGCGTAACCGCCATCCTTCTCTTTCTCTGAAGGGATTTCAGGCTCATTTACCTGAGACGTCTAATATTCGTTTTGCAGCTGATAGCGTCGATATTGAATTTGATTTATTTAAATCACTTCTGCAATGGCAACCGGTAATTGCCAATCTGGTGATTCATCAATCTAAACTGGACGTCAGCTCATTTGACCTGTTTCAACAGGATATTCCCTCCGGCACCCGCAATCTGGATGAAGAAAAAAAAGCACAACTTGAAACTATCCGCTATCTGGATAACGTTTTCTTGCGTCAGCTTGATGATTTTTCCGTGCTGAATTCTTCTATTCGTTATCGCTCAATGTCTGGTGATATCCGGCAATTGGATATCTCTCAACTGAAGTGGCAGAACGACGGACATCGTCACCGTGCTCAGGGAATGGTGAGTGTTGCCAATACTGGAATTAACTCTCTTTCAGTACGTGCTGATTTTGAAGATTTTGACTCATTCCGGGATATTTCCGGGCAGTTTTATGTCAGTTCCGACAATATCAGTCTTGGCCCATGGTTAACCCGGTATCTGAAGAAAGAGATTGGTATTCACAGCGGACAGGTGAGTTTCAATGGATGGCTCACACTGAAACACAATATACCTGAAGATGGTTATGTTCAGGTCCGGCCTTCCGATCTGTTTTGGTCCGATATATCCGCCATCAACTCAGGTGCAGCTGATAAGAAAGATCACCATCTACATATGCAGGATGGTGTATTCCGCCTTATTCCGAAAGACGGTAGTATTGTGGTTCAAGCCCAGTCCGTTATCTTTCAAACCGATGAGACTCAGTGGCCGGAACTCAATTTTTCGATGAAGTGGCAGCCTGAACATTGGCTGGTTAATATCGGAGAGATCAACATTGCTTCTCTGGTTCCGCTGGTCAAACGGATGCCTCTGTCTGAACAGCTACAGGGGATGCTCGATCAACTCAAGCCCGGAGGAACGCTGCACGATATCCGCTTGGCCGGGGATATGCAGGGAATTCAGCAATACTCAGCTCAGCTCGCTGACGGAGCTATTTCACAGTGGTATCTATTGCCAGAAACTCATCATCTGCGGGCAAGCATCCGTGGCAATACAGAAAAAGCCGTCATTCGGGCCAGTATGGATGATGATACTTTACCTTATGGGGATGTGTTTCAGGCGCCGTTGATCATCCGTAAAGGGAATGTGAATCTGGTATGGCAGTCGACACCTGATGGCTGGTCGTTATGGTCAGATAAAGTGGCAGTCAGCACGCCTGATTTACAAACCGTCGGTGAGTTTAAGCTGGATTTTTTCCGGAATGAAAGTCCGTTACTGTCATTTTATTCCGAAGTGGACCTCTTTCAGGCCGGAGAAACATGGCGTTATCTTCCGGTCAGAGCGTTAGGTGATGAGCTGACCGATTATCTTTCTACTGCCATTCAGGCCGGAGATGTAAAGACGGCGAAATTATTGTGGTACGGAAGGCTGGAAGATTTCCCTTACCATAAGAATAACGGTATTTTTCAGGCATGGGTCGGGTTGAAGAATGCACGTTTTAGCTACAATACCGCCTGGCCTCCTTTAACTGATCTACAGGTGAATCTGCTGTTTCAGAATGATGCGATGTATCTGGATTCTCGGCAGGCTCGTCTGATGGATGTCAATGCACAACGAATTACTGGACGGATTCCTGCTTTAATGAGTTCAGGACACATCGAAATTGAGGCGAAAGCGGAAGCTCAGGGAAATGCTCTCCGGGATTTTATGACTTCGACACCTCTGGTTGATTCTGTTGGTGCAGCACTGACTGCCGTTCAGGTGAAGGAGAATGTGCAATCAGAATTTCAGCTCAATATTCCTTTTGACACCAGCAAAGATGCCAGAGCATGGGGATGGGCTGACTTAAAGAATAACCGGGTTGAAATCCAGTCTCCGTCATTGGATTTACGAAAAGTATCTGGTCGTATCCGCTTTGATAACGATGTTGTCACGGCTTCTGCTCTTCAGGGACAGATGTTGGGTCAGCCTGTCTCGCTGGACTTTCAGGGAGAAAGTGGCAATAAAGGATACAATGTTCATATTGATACGATTGGTGACTGGGAAGTGACACCACTGGCGACGTATGTCGGCAAAAAATGGATTCAGCCGCTTTCCGGGCATGCGCCATGGGAGATGGGAATTGATATCCAGCTCAATGATGTCGGCTTCTCTTATCAGGCAAATCTGAATACTGATTTGAAAGCGATTGCCAGTCGGTATCCTTATCCGTTAAATAAAAAACGCAAAGAGAAAGGAAAAGCGTTATTACAGGTTTCAGGTAATCAGGAAACGATCAGTGCCCGGTTACAGGTTCCCCATGCAAAATACCAGACAGAAATTGATATTACCGGGCCGGAGCCAGTCCTCACTGCAACGAATCTGATCTTGGGCAATGGTAGTTTCAAAGTGAGTCCGATGGCGGGCCATTCTGCATCCGTTCGTCTGGATCATTTTAATATGGATCAATGGATAGAGTTGCTTGGACAAGACGAAAATGTTTCCGGAGGTCCGAAAACGAAGTTGAAAGCATCGGTATCAATGCCACAGATCCCGATTCCGGATCATGTCGAAGCTCAGGTGAAAGATCTGACACTGGCAACTCTGGAATGGCATGATGTGGATTTTCTGGCCCGGCATAAAAGCTTTGGCTGGCGGATGGATGTAAAAAGTCAGGAAGTTCAGGGAAAAGCCAATTATATTGAGCCTTATGATCTGAGTGTCGCTTTGGAGCAACTACATTTATACATTCCGGCTCTGGAACAGCGGAAAGATAATGAGTCTCTGTTTATTGATGAAAGCCGCCAGAATTCAGCGATCATTACTGAGTTTGATCGCCAGTTTCATGAACTGATGCCGAACCTGACACTGGTGATTCAGGATTTTTGGTTTCAGGGATACAAAGTCGGTCGGTTGAACATGGACTTCCAGAGACAGGGGAAAGCGCTGTCATGGAAGAGTATTGATATCGTCAGCGGTAGCAATGAAATTCATGCCAATGGGCAATGGACACTTGACGGTGAACAATCCCATACAGTGCTGAATATGAACTTAAAAGGTGACAATAACAGTGACCTGATGGAGCGTTTCGGGATTACTTCCGGTATACAGAATGCTCCGTTTTCAATGAATAGTCAGATGGAGTGGGATGGGGCACCATGGGCAGCCAGGAGCGATACACTGCAAGGGACTGTCAGTTCGGAACTTGGCAAAGGAACTATATCGGATGTGAGTGGTGCGGCACGTTTTCTGGGGTTATTTAGTCTGGACTCCATCATTCGTAAGATGCAGTTAGACTTTAGCGATGTTTTTGACCAGGGAATGGCCTTTGATTCAATTGAAGGTACCGGAGAAATATCACACGGTATATTTGTGACCAATGATATTAAGATGGACGCACTTGCCGGAGATATGACTATCAAGGGAATGGTTGATCTGACTGCAAAAACAATTGATGCTGAAGTGAATTTTGTGCCAGATATGACATCCGGAATCCCGGTATTAAGTGCCTTTGCCGTCAACCCGGTCACTGCATTGTATGTTTTGGCGATAACAACCGTGATTTCCCCGGTTGTTGAGGTTATCACTGAAGTGAACTACGAAGTGAAAGGTCCTATCGACCATCCGGTCGTGAAGGAAATCTCCCGGAGTAAAGGAGAGTTCAAACCACCGGAAAAATTACGTGAAGAGGCACAGCAACAGAAGCAAGGAGCCGCACAATGA
- a CDS encoding universal stress protein, with protein sequence MYKHILVPVDLNEEGFADKAVEMAVWHAKNSNAEIHLLNVLPGIHMSMVSTYFPKDAAAQMKADVKAQLKRFAEAHIDEEVVYHLHIAEGKPYSTILDYAERLGSDLIIMPSHKRSRIDKVVLGSVASKVVQNSPIHVLVVKPQES encoded by the coding sequence ATGTACAAACACATTCTTGTACCTGTTGATTTAAATGAAGAAGGCTTTGCCGATAAAGCTGTCGAAATGGCCGTCTGGCATGCAAAAAATTCCAATGCCGAAATACATCTTCTGAATGTTCTGCCCGGTATTCACATGTCGATGGTTTCAACCTATTTTCCCAAAGACGCCGCAGCCCAGATGAAGGCAGATGTTAAAGCTCAGCTCAAAAGATTTGCCGAAGCGCATATTGATGAAGAGGTGGTTTATCATCTGCATATTGCTGAAGGAAAACCCTACAGCACTATTTTGGATTATGCGGAAAGACTGGGAAGCGATCTCATCATCATGCCAAGCCATAAACGTTCCAGAATTGATAAAGTCGTTTTAGGTTCGGTAGCCAGTAAAGTCGTACAGAATTCACCGATTCATGTATTGGTTGTGAAACCACAAGAGAGTTAA
- a CDS encoding carbon-nitrogen hydrolase family protein — protein MSRVGLIQMTSGPDPEHNIRWIEKQIEVLTAQGAEWIVTPENAIVFGSKRDYHHYAEVLGAGPLQEAFARIAKSFSVWLVIGSFPVKTEDGVTTTLLVYSSDGQLVASYDKLHMFDVDVADGHRHYRESDIFVPGSEVRLASTPFGELGLSICYDIRFPHLYSALRQQGAQIILVPAAFTAVTGRAHWEVLLRARAIETQCWIVAVNQGGVHEGGRETWGHSMVVSPWGDIVASLEQTAATLVVDIDLDLLAQIRTSMPVLSHTRFGNQFLEQKSEL, from the coding sequence ATGAGCCGAGTCGGTTTAATTCAGATGACATCCGGACCTGATCCGGAGCACAACATCCGGTGGATTGAAAAGCAGATAGAAGTGTTAACTGCCCAAGGTGCTGAGTGGATTGTTACACCAGAAAATGCCATCGTATTCGGGTCGAAACGGGATTACCATCATTATGCAGAAGTTCTGGGTGCAGGTCCTTTGCAGGAGGCTTTTGCCCGAATCGCAAAATCGTTTTCAGTCTGGCTTGTGATCGGTAGTTTTCCGGTGAAAACTGAAGACGGTGTGACAACAACACTGCTGGTGTATTCCTCTGACGGTCAATTAGTTGCATCTTATGATAAGCTGCATATGTTTGACGTTGATGTCGCGGATGGACACCGGCATTACCGGGAGTCTGACATTTTTGTCCCCGGTTCGGAAGTCCGGTTGGCGTCAACACCGTTTGGTGAGTTGGGGCTTTCTATTTGTTATGATATTCGTTTCCCTCATCTCTACTCTGCGTTACGCCAGCAAGGTGCCCAGATTATTCTGGTCCCGGCAGCTTTTACTGCGGTTACCGGGCGTGCACACTGGGAGGTTTTACTGAGAGCTCGAGCAATTGAAACCCAGTGTTGGATTGTCGCAGTGAATCAGGGCGGAGTTCATGAGGGAGGACGTGAAACCTGGGGGCATTCGATGGTAGTCAGTCCTTGGGGAGATATTGTGGCGAGTCTGGAACAAACCGCAGCGACTCTGGTAGTCGATATTGATCTTGATTTACTAGCACAGATTAGAACTTCGATGCCTGTGTTATCTCATACAAGATTTGGGAATCAGTTTTTGGAACAGAAGAGCGAATTATGA
- a CDS encoding TRAP transporter permease, with protein sequence MTQASQNVQDMVAQADTGARNPKGLAGRILWVVPVCWSLFQLWYASPLPFIFDFGVLNDTQARSIHLMFAIFLAFTAYPAMKNSSRDHVPLADWILALVGSFSAAYIYLFYEELAGRSGAPTTVDIIVAVAGMILLLEATRRALGPPLMMVAIVFLAYTFAGPYMPEVIAHKGASLNKAMSHLWLTTEGVFGVALGVSTSFVFLFVLFGAMLEKAGAGAYFIKVAFSLLGHMRGGPAKAAVVASGLSGLVSGSSIANVVTTGTFTIPLMKRVGFPGTKAGAVEVAASTNGQLTPPIMGAAAFLMVEYVGISYVEVIKAAVLPALISYIALIYIVHLEACKSGMTGLPRRKTVTLLQSILSFSGTILALGAISAAVYCGVGWTKEAFGAAATPLLTLILLAAYVGLVKISSQYADQSINIDEDLQEVPDPGPTLKSGLHFLLPIVVLVWCLTVERFSPGLSAFWATVFMIFILLTQRPLMALMNKSGDISAQAKAGLDDFLESLASGARNMIGIGVATAAAGTVVGVVTLTGIGLVMTDFVEFISGGSVIMMLIFTAVISLVLGMGLPTTANYIVVSTLMAPVIVTLGAQHGLIIPLIAVHLFVFYFGILADDTPPVGLAAFAAAAIAKSDPIRTGIQGFTYDIRTAILPFMFVFNTQLLLIGVDTWWHLMLTIFSAITAMLLFSAATQGWWFTKNKWWETVLLLALTFTFFRPGFWWDMIYPEHELYPGTAIYEVTDKLHPGETLEMVVSGDTMSGDHVTKTVQLPFDDRAKTASDRVSSMGLILSQKENGMFVDMVEFGSPAEASGIDFDWQIDSIIVATERPMKEWVFIPALFLTLLLIWNQKRRMKSSK encoded by the coding sequence ATGACGCAGGCATCTCAAAATGTGCAGGATATGGTGGCTCAGGCTGATACAGGCGCCCGGAATCCAAAAGGCCTTGCAGGCAGGATACTTTGGGTTGTTCCGGTCTGCTGGTCATTATTCCAGCTTTGGTATGCATCTCCGCTACCATTTATTTTTGACTTTGGCGTTCTCAACGACACACAGGCTCGCTCGATCCATCTGATGTTCGCAATTTTTCTTGCGTTTACAGCCTATCCGGCGATGAAAAACTCCTCCAGAGATCATGTTCCTCTGGCAGACTGGATACTAGCACTGGTTGGTAGCTTCTCTGCAGCATACATCTACCTATTCTATGAAGAGCTGGCCGGACGCTCCGGCGCTCCAACCACCGTTGATATTATCGTTGCCGTAGCAGGCATGATTTTACTCCTTGAAGCAACCCGCAGGGCTTTAGGTCCACCACTGATGATGGTTGCGATCGTTTTTCTGGCATATACCTTTGCCGGACCTTATATGCCTGAGGTTATTGCTCACAAAGGCGCCAGCCTGAATAAAGCGATGTCTCACCTCTGGCTGACGACCGAAGGTGTTTTCGGTGTTGCTTTAGGCGTATCGACCTCATTTGTGTTCCTGTTTGTGCTCTTCGGTGCCATGCTGGAAAAAGCCGGAGCCGGAGCTTATTTCATTAAAGTCGCATTTTCACTACTGGGGCATATGCGTGGCGGACCAGCTAAAGCAGCGGTGGTTGCTTCCGGATTATCCGGACTGGTTTCAGGCTCCTCGATTGCCAATGTGGTAACAACCGGTACTTTCACCATTCCGTTGATGAAACGGGTAGGATTTCCTGGAACTAAGGCCGGTGCAGTTGAAGTCGCAGCGTCAACCAATGGTCAGCTAACCCCGCCAATTATGGGTGCAGCGGCTTTTCTGATGGTCGAATACGTTGGTATTTCTTACGTTGAAGTTATTAAGGCTGCCGTTCTTCCAGCCCTGATTTCTTATATTGCTCTGATTTATATTGTTCACCTGGAAGCATGTAAGTCAGGAATGACCGGCCTGCCCCGCCGTAAAACAGTGACACTACTACAGAGCATTCTATCCTTTAGCGGAACCATTCTGGCGCTCGGAGCAATTAGTGCTGCGGTTTACTGTGGTGTCGGCTGGACGAAAGAAGCTTTCGGCGCAGCTGCAACTCCGCTTCTCACTCTCATCCTGTTGGCAGCTTATGTCGGTCTGGTCAAAATCTCCTCCCAATATGCCGATCAGAGTATAAATATCGATGAAGATCTACAGGAAGTTCCCGATCCGGGACCAACCCTGAAATCGGGGCTGCACTTCCTGCTGCCAATCGTGGTTCTTGTCTGGTGTTTGACCGTAGAGCGCTTCTCTCCGGGACTGTCTGCATTTTGGGCAACCGTATTCATGATTTTCATTCTGCTCACACAGCGTCCGTTAATGGCGCTCATGAATAAGTCCGGAGACATTTCAGCTCAGGCTAAAGCAGGTTTGGATGATTTTCTCGAAAGTCTGGCATCCGGTGCTCGCAACATGATTGGGATCGGTGTTGCAACGGCTGCGGCTGGTACTGTCGTAGGGGTTGTTACTTTAACCGGTATCGGGCTGGTGATGACTGACTTTGTCGAGTTTATTTCCGGCGGCAGCGTCATCATGATGCTGATCTTTACTGCGGTCATTAGTCTGGTTCTGGGAATGGGCTTACCGACGACGGCAAACTATATTGTCGTGTCGACACTGATGGCCCCGGTAATCGTCACTCTGGGTGCACAGCATGGTTTGATCATTCCGCTCATCGCAGTTCACCTGTTTGTGTTCTATTTCGGTATTCTGGCAGACGATACGCCACCTGTCGGCCTGGCTGCTTTTGCGGCGGCGGCAATCGCCAAATCAGACCCAATCCGGACCGGTATTCAAGGTTTTACCTACGATATCCGAACCGCCATTTTGCCATTCATGTTCGTGTTTAATACCCAGCTACTGTTAATCGGTGTAGATACCTGGTGGCACTTAATGCTGACCATCTTCTCGGCAATTACAGCCATGTTGCTTTTCTCCGCTGCGACTCAGGGCTGGTGGTTTACCAAAAATAAATGGTGGGAGACAGTCCTGTTACTTGCGCTCACCTTTACTTTCTTCCGTCCAGGCTTCTGGTGGGACATGATTTATCCGGAGCATGAACTTTATCCGGGAACTGCAATTTACGAAGTTACCGATAAGCTTCATCCGGGAGAAACTTTGGAAATGGTTGTTTCAGGCGATACCATGAGTGGTGACCATGTGACAAAAACCGTCCAGTTGCCTTTTGATGATCGTGCTAAAACTGCCAGCGACAGAGTCAGTTCAATGGGGCTGATCCTAAGCCAGAAAGAAAACGGCATGTTTGTAGACATGGTCGAATTCGGTAGCCCGGCAGAAGCGTCCGGTATCGATTTTGACTGGCAAATCGATTCGATCATCGTTGCAACCGAACGTCCAATGAAAGAATGGGTGTTTATTCCGGCACTATTCCTGACGCTGTTACTAATCTGGAATCAAAAACGCCGAATGAAATCATCAAAATAG